The Hypanus sabinus isolate sHypSab1 chromosome 5, sHypSab1.hap1, whole genome shotgun sequence genome has a segment encoding these proteins:
- the LOC132394634 gene encoding serine protease FAM111A-like isoform X2: MTSDVIPRDKRKLQTSRYAEEFVPKNGKILKNNDHFEAGDWGAPISLKKEFTFSVCGDPDNIHYAFAGDPGDTLLSALNSSCDFEEKVRSDSTILAYGEGPLKGLVNFNILCRYLPQHTHFRLVFLRSAGREGGAGDQPTQMPPVQSTNRCHVLFYIEPSGRTVGNTTQRIVVSDRIAQGQTKLCVLGFVGETIREALAKDGRFDVRLEDDTHKLLEKVEPPCKIQFNHPVDALHSRSFQVELSVAKKKPPPSSCSSTAASSDDKSARPKGSRSAETPPMQMLPKREADGRVSENSRYPLPRWHVEARRAALLRFKQAISRSAELANMSERQCLNRLYQEARSPIPARTIRRVGERLSAVGCLAWRSLNAQGTGTCFLLKDSYVLTSYHAVEMLAQGMEPGCWPTAIQDYAYVTFGFEEDGQGCPPLKLTGWLELYDQALDYAVLELATPAGVPGLLESSVTPAQAGNLYIVGHPDGEVKKVCPCSVMSGEQQGAGDSTQYLENLRSVIPGEAAECYLPDMVLVASHGFSRVRHPNATPFRADYHHGASGSAILDSEGCVVGLHCGGETHKRNKDPEKFYIEFGRSIMLIIQNIVSKSDTVTTEKSKQIIAALQSSLK; this comes from the coding sequence ATGACGAGTGACGTCATCCCAAGGGATAAGCGGAAGCTGCAGACCAGCAGGTATGCGGAGGAGTTTGTTCCGAAGAACGGGAAGATTCTGAAGAACAATGACCACTTTGAGGCAGGTGACTGGGGTGCACCGATCTCCCTGAAGAAGGAGTTCACCTTTAGTGTGTGTGGAGACCCTGATAACATCCATTATGCCTTCGCTGGTGACCCAGGCGACACCCTGCTGTCTGCGCTGAATTCCTCCTGCGACTTTGAGGAGAAGGTGAGGAGTGACAGCACCATCCTGGCCTACGGGGAAGGGCCTCTGAAAGGACTGGTAAACTTCAACATCCTGTGCCGCTATCTGCCGCAGCACACCCACTTCCGCCTGGTGTTCCTGCGTTCTGCTGGCCGGGAGGGTGGCGCCGGTGATCAGCCAACGCAGATGCCGCCGGTGCAGTCCACCAACCGGTGCCACGTCCTCTTTTACATCGAGCCCAGCGGCCGGACAGTAGGAAACACCACCCAGCGGATTGTGGTGTCCGACCGCATCGCACAGGGCCAGACCAAGCTCTGTGTGCTGGGCTTTGTGGGCGAGACCATCCGGGAGGCGCTGGCTAAAGACGGACGCTTCGACGTACGTCTGGAGGATGACACACACAAGCTGCTGGAGAAGGTGGAGCCGCCGTGCAAAATCCAGTTCAATCACCCCGTGGATGCGTTGCACAGCCGCAGCTTCCAAGTGGAGCTGAGCGTCGCCAAGAAGAAGCCACCCCcctcttcctgctcctccactgcCGCTTCCTCCGACGACAAGAGCGCCAGGCCCAAGGGTAGCCGGTCTGCTGAGACACCGCCGATGCAGATGCTGCCCAAGCGGGAGGCAGATGGCAGGGTGTCGGAGAACAGCCGTTACCCCCTGCCTAGGTGGCATGTGGAGGCACGGCGTGCAGCCCTGCTGCGGTTCAAGCAGGCCATCAGCCGGAGCGCGGAGCTGGCAAACATGTCAGAGAGGCAGTGCCTGAACCGGCTCTACCAGGAGGCCCGGTCGCCCATCCCTGCCCGGACCATCCGCCGTGTTGGTGAACGCCTCTCTGCTGTGGGCTGCCTGGCCTGGAGATCGCTCAACGCCCAGGGCACCGGCACCTGCTTCCTCCTGAAGGACTCCTACGTGCTGACCAGCTACCATGCAGTGGAGATGCTGGCACAGGGCATGGAACCGGGCTGCTGGCCCACTGCAATCCAAGACTATGCATACGTTACCTTTGGCTTTGAGGAGGATGGGCAGGGGTGCCCGCCACTGAAGTTGACTGGCTGGCTGGAGCTCTACGATCAGGCCCTCGACTACGCTGTGCTGGAGTTGGCGACCCCAGCTGGTGTTCCAGGGCTGCTGGAGTCTTCAGTCACCCCAGCCCAGGCCGGCAACCTTTACATCGTCGGCCACCCAgatggagaggtgaagaaggtctGTCCTTGCTCAGTCATGAGTGGTGAACAGCAGGGAGCCGGTGACTCCACACAATACCTGGAGAACCTGCGGTCGGTGATCCCTGGCGAAGCTGCTGAATGTTATCTCCCCGATATGGTGTTGGTCGCAAGCCATGGTTTCAGCAGAGTGAGACACCCCAACGCCACTCCCTTCCGAGCGGATTACCACCATGGTGCCTCAGGCTCTGCAATATTGGACTCAGAGGGATGTGTGGTTGGATTACACTGCGGGGGTGAGACCCACAAGAGGAACAAAGACCCCGAGAAGTTCTACATTGAATTTGGGAGGTCCATCATGCTCATCATCCAGAATATAGTTAGCAAAAGTGACACTGTCACAACCGAAAAATCAAAGCAAATCATTGCGGCATTACAAAGTTCTTTAAAGTGA
- the LOC132394634 gene encoding serine protease FAM111A-like isoform X1, with protein sequence MNSSDEGSRTPTPQGDASCLRNDGRPPQSGAKEDSNCLIQTAEEHYQDSQLRITRSKMTSDVIPRDKRKLQTSRYAEEFVPKNGKILKNNDHFEAGDWGAPISLKKEFTFSVCGDPDNIHYAFAGDPGDTLLSALNSSCDFEEKVRSDSTILAYGEGPLKGLVNFNILCRYLPQHTHFRLVFLRSAGREGGAGDQPTQMPPVQSTNRCHVLFYIEPSGRTVGNTTQRIVVSDRIAQGQTKLCVLGFVGETIREALAKDGRFDVRLEDDTHKLLEKVEPPCKIQFNHPVDALHSRSFQVELSVAKKKPPPSSCSSTAASSDDKSARPKGSRSAETPPMQMLPKREADGRVSENSRYPLPRWHVEARRAALLRFKQAISRSAELANMSERQCLNRLYQEARSPIPARTIRRVGERLSAVGCLAWRSLNAQGTGTCFLLKDSYVLTSYHAVEMLAQGMEPGCWPTAIQDYAYVTFGFEEDGQGCPPLKLTGWLELYDQALDYAVLELATPAGVPGLLESSVTPAQAGNLYIVGHPDGEVKKVCPCSVMSGEQQGAGDSTQYLENLRSVIPGEAAECYLPDMVLVASHGFSRVRHPNATPFRADYHHGASGSAILDSEGCVVGLHCGGETHKRNKDPEKFYIEFGRSIMLIIQNIVSKSDTVTTEKSKQIIAALQSSLK encoded by the exons ATTCCAATTGCCTAATCCAAACTGCTGAAGAACATTACCAGGATTCTCAG cTCAGAATCACCAGGAGCAAAATGACGAGTGACGTCATCCCAAGGGATAAGCGGAAGCTGCAGACCAGCAGGTATGCGGAGGAGTTTGTTCCGAAGAACGGGAAGATTCTGAAGAACAATGACCACTTTGAGGCAGGTGACTGGGGTGCACCGATCTCCCTGAAGAAGGAGTTCACCTTTAGTGTGTGTGGAGACCCTGATAACATCCATTATGCCTTCGCTGGTGACCCAGGCGACACCCTGCTGTCTGCGCTGAATTCCTCCTGCGACTTTGAGGAGAAGGTGAGGAGTGACAGCACCATCCTGGCCTACGGGGAAGGGCCTCTGAAAGGACTGGTAAACTTCAACATCCTGTGCCGCTATCTGCCGCAGCACACCCACTTCCGCCTGGTGTTCCTGCGTTCTGCTGGCCGGGAGGGTGGCGCCGGTGATCAGCCAACGCAGATGCCGCCGGTGCAGTCCACCAACCGGTGCCACGTCCTCTTTTACATCGAGCCCAGCGGCCGGACAGTAGGAAACACCACCCAGCGGATTGTGGTGTCCGACCGCATCGCACAGGGCCAGACCAAGCTCTGTGTGCTGGGCTTTGTGGGCGAGACCATCCGGGAGGCGCTGGCTAAAGACGGACGCTTCGACGTACGTCTGGAGGATGACACACACAAGCTGCTGGAGAAGGTGGAGCCGCCGTGCAAAATCCAGTTCAATCACCCCGTGGATGCGTTGCACAGCCGCAGCTTCCAAGTGGAGCTGAGCGTCGCCAAGAAGAAGCCACCCCcctcttcctgctcctccactgcCGCTTCCTCCGACGACAAGAGCGCCAGGCCCAAGGGTAGCCGGTCTGCTGAGACACCGCCGATGCAGATGCTGCCCAAGCGGGAGGCAGATGGCAGGGTGTCGGAGAACAGCCGTTACCCCCTGCCTAGGTGGCATGTGGAGGCACGGCGTGCAGCCCTGCTGCGGTTCAAGCAGGCCATCAGCCGGAGCGCGGAGCTGGCAAACATGTCAGAGAGGCAGTGCCTGAACCGGCTCTACCAGGAGGCCCGGTCGCCCATCCCTGCCCGGACCATCCGCCGTGTTGGTGAACGCCTCTCTGCTGTGGGCTGCCTGGCCTGGAGATCGCTCAACGCCCAGGGCACCGGCACCTGCTTCCTCCTGAAGGACTCCTACGTGCTGACCAGCTACCATGCAGTGGAGATGCTGGCACAGGGCATGGAACCGGGCTGCTGGCCCACTGCAATCCAAGACTATGCATACGTTACCTTTGGCTTTGAGGAGGATGGGCAGGGGTGCCCGCCACTGAAGTTGACTGGCTGGCTGGAGCTCTACGATCAGGCCCTCGACTACGCTGTGCTGGAGTTGGCGACCCCAGCTGGTGTTCCAGGGCTGCTGGAGTCTTCAGTCACCCCAGCCCAGGCCGGCAACCTTTACATCGTCGGCCACCCAgatggagaggtgaagaaggtctGTCCTTGCTCAGTCATGAGTGGTGAACAGCAGGGAGCCGGTGACTCCACACAATACCTGGAGAACCTGCGGTCGGTGATCCCTGGCGAAGCTGCTGAATGTTATCTCCCCGATATGGTGTTGGTCGCAAGCCATGGTTTCAGCAGAGTGAGACACCCCAACGCCACTCCCTTCCGAGCGGATTACCACCATGGTGCCTCAGGCTCTGCAATATTGGACTCAGAGGGATGTGTGGTTGGATTACACTGCGGGGGTGAGACCCACAAGAGGAACAAAGACCCCGAGAAGTTCTACATTGAATTTGGGAGGTCCATCATGCTCATCATCCAGAATATAGTTAGCAAAAGTGACACTGTCACAACCGAAAAATCAAAGCAAATCATTGCGGCATTACAAAGTTCTTTAAAGTGA